Genomic segment of Agrobacterium larrymoorei:
CATCGGCATGGCGACCAGCGCGACGCTCTATCGCAAGCTCGCCTACGACACGACAAACGCCTTCGAATATGTCGGTCTGGTCACCGAAGTTCCAATGACGATCCTGTCGCGCAAGAACCTCGAGACCAATGATCTCAAGGGCCTGATCGACTATGCCAAGGCCAACAAGGACACGGTAACCGTTGCCAATGCCGGTATCGGCGCTGCCTCGCATCTCTGCGGCATGCTGTTCATGAGCGCCATCCAGACGCCACTCGTCACGGTGCCGTACAAGGGCACCGGCCCTGCCATGACCGATCTTCTCGGTGGACAGGTCGATATCATGTGCGATCAGACGACCAACACGACCAAGCAGATTCAGGGCGGCACCGTAAAAGCCTATGCCGTTACCTCTCCAAAGCGTCTCGACGTTCTTCCGAACGTGCCGACCGCGGAAGAAGCTGGCCTTGCGAACTTCGAAGTCGGCATCTGGCACGGCGTCTACACGCCGAAGGGCACGCCTGCGGAGATTAATGAGCGCCTGTCGAAGTCGCTTCAGGTCGCACTGAAGGATCAGAACGTGTCCGCACGTTTCGCCGAACTCGGCACCGTTCCTTCGCCTGAAGCAGATGGCACGCCAGCCGCTCTGAAGGCGAAGCTGGAAAGCGAAATTGCGCGGTGGAAGCCGGTCATCGAATCCGCTGGCCAGTACGCCGACTGATCATTCGCCAGCAACGGCGGCATCGACAGGTGCCGCCGGTTCGCTGTTTGCGGGCTGTTCCGCATAGCGCGATGAAACCCTATCGATCTTTCGAACTCTACAGACATCGAGCCTGATTTTCATGCCGATGCACAGGCGGGGACGACCATGAAATCACAATCTATCGATGCCACAGAGGCAATCTGTGGTGCCATATTTATCTGCGCGGGCATCTTCTTTGCCCTGCAATCCTATGGGCTGGAACTGGGTACAGCCTTCCGCATGGGGCCGGGATATTTTCCCCTCGTTCTGTCCTTCATTTTAATTGCGCTCGGTGGGGTCATCCTGTTGCGTGCGGGCAAGGTTACGAATGAGGCTCTCGGTGCGATCGCCTGGCGCGGTATTTTTCTCATTCTGCCTGCACCGATCTTCTTCGGCTTCACGGTGCGTGGTCTCGGCTTCGTGCCTGCGCTGTTCTTCAGCGCGCTGATCGCCTCCTTTGCATCGCATAAGATGAAACCGCTCATGGCCGTCATTCTGTCCGCCGCCATCACGGTCTTCTCCGTTGCCGTTTTCAATTACGGTCTTGGCCTGCCTTTCCAGCGCTTCGGCCCCTGGCTCAATTTCTAAAGGTGGCGTCATGGAACTCTTCGATAATCTGGCGCTCGGCTTCTACACCGCTTCGTCCATTCACAACCTGTTCTTCTGCCTGATCGGTGTTCTGCTCGGAACGCTGATCGGCGTGTTGCCCGGCATCGGCGCGACGGCAACGATTGCCATGTTGCTGCCGATTACCTTCCAGCTGGAGCCGGTCTCCTCGCTCATCATGCTGGCAGGCATCTATTACGGCGCGCAATATGGCGGCTCGACCACGGCGATCCTGATCAACATGCCGGGCGAATCCTCATCCGCCGTCACCGCCATCGATGGCTATCAGATGGCGCGCAAGGGTAAGGCGGGCGTGGCGCTGGCGATTGCAGCCATCGGCTCCTTCTTTGCCGGTACCGTTTCGACCTTCCTCGTT
This window contains:
- a CDS encoding tripartite tricarboxylate transporter substrate-binding protein — translated: MKLLKTVTGAVAAAAVSLFALSAAAQSYPTRNITMVVPFAAGGPTDTVARLVAESMGKDLGQQIIVENVGGAGGTLGAGRVAAADPDGYTILLHHIGMATSATLYRKLAYDTTNAFEYVGLVTEVPMTILSRKNLETNDLKGLIDYAKANKDTVTVANAGIGAASHLCGMLFMSAIQTPLVTVPYKGTGPAMTDLLGGQVDIMCDQTTNTTKQIQGGTVKAYAVTSPKRLDVLPNVPTAEEAGLANFEVGIWHGVYTPKGTPAEINERLSKSLQVALKDQNVSARFAELGTVPSPEADGTPAALKAKLESEIARWKPVIESAGQYAD
- a CDS encoding tripartite tricarboxylate transporter TctB family protein translates to MKSQSIDATEAICGAIFICAGIFFALQSYGLELGTAFRMGPGYFPLVLSFILIALGGVILLRAGKVTNEALGAIAWRGIFLILPAPIFFGFTVRGLGFVPALFFSALIASFASHKMKPLMAVILSAAITVFSVAVFNYGLGLPFQRFGPWLNF